The DNA region GGCAAAATCTTTCAGAAAAAGAAATAAATACACTCTATAAAAACACTTTAGATAAGCTTGGTAACCACTTTGTTATCAGGCCTTCCAGACAGGGTTCTTCTTTAGGAGTAAGCATATTAAAAGAAGCCGATATTCAGGAATTTACTAAGGCAGTGAATTATGCTTTTGGTCATATTACCATCACAAATACTTATTGGAACGGGCTCAGTGATTCCGCGAAAATTGATTTTGTAAGAAAGTCAGCTGATATACGGGAAGGCATTGGTTTTCCATTAAATGTAAACGGGAAAAGCATTTTTCATCCGGAAGAGTTGCTTGATGTTTTAAAAACACACTTTAGTAATAAAAATGCTGAAAACTGTTTATTGAGCTATTGGTATCCGGAAAGAGAAATCATATTGGAAAGTTTTATAAGCGGAAAAGAGTTTTCCTGCATCGTTTTGCGGGGACAGGATGGCAATGCTTTTGCACTCCCCCCTACAGAAATCCGAAAGAAAGACAATCTGTTTGATTACCGATCAAAATATCTCCCGGGTCTTTCCAGAAAAGTTACTCCTATTGAACTGAAAGCTGAATCTATAGAAAAAATTGAAGAAAACTGCTGTGCATTGTTTGATTACTTCAAATTTGAAGTATATGCGCGCATAGATGGATTTATAGATGATGAAGAAAATGTGTTCCTTAATGACCCGAATACAACCTCAGGCATGCTTCCATCTTCATTTTTCTTTCATCAGGCAGCTGAAATTGGGCTAAACCCATCTCAATTTTTAAGCTATATTATAGATACCTCTTTGCGGGAGTCTTACAAAAGAAATTACCTGCCAGGAAAAATAACAGAATTGAGAAAACGTCTTTCAGAAAAGCTTGAGATGAAAAAAAAGGACTTAAAACCCTTAAGGGTAGCTGTTATCATGGGTGGTTTTTCATCAGAAAGACACATCTCTGTAGAAAGTGGCAGAAATATATTTGAAAAACTTTCCGCTTCCGAGAAATATAGCCCGGTACCTGTTTTTTTAACCGGTAAAAGCGGAAAGCATGAACTCTATTTATTACCTGTAAATATCATGCTCAAAGACAATGCAGATGATATACGGGAAAATCTGGAACAGCCGAAAAAAAGCAAGTACATAGTTGAAAAAAGAAAAGCCGCCGGGCAGATAACGAATGTTTTTTCAAGCGGAGAAACCCACTTTGAACAAACGCCAATAAACTACAAAGAATTGGCTGAAATGGTTGATATGGTGTTTATAGCTTTGCATGGAAGACCGGGTGAAGACGGTGAAGTGCAGCAACAGCTTGAAAAATATAAAATCCCTTATAACGGCTCGGGTATAGAGTCTTCAAAGGTTACAATTAATAAGCACAAAACATTACAAATTCTCAGTCGGGAGGGTTTTCAAACGACACAACAGTTGTTAGTTAAGAAAAAAGATTGGGTTGCTAATAAAGAGCAAACATTGCAAAATTCAATGGCAAAACTTCCATTTCCTTTAATTGCAAAACCCGTTGACGATGGATGTAGCAGTGCAGTCATGCGCATTAGCAATAGCGAAGAGTTAGAAGCTTATGCAGAGCTGATTTTCAGGGGAGATAATTATCCTGAAGAAACAGCAAAAAAAATAGGCATTAAAATGTCGGATGAGTTTCCAAAAAAAGATGTTTTTTTAGCTGAAGCACTGATTGCCAAAAAACCGGATGATAAACTTTTTATGGAGATTACCTGCGGTTTGATGACTAATCTAAAAAATGGAAAGCTGAACTATGAAATTTTTGAACCTTCGGAAACTTTAGCCGGAAAATCAATTTTATCCCTTGAAGAAAAGTTTTTAGCCGGTGAGGGACAAAACATTACACCGGCACGCTTTCATCTTAGCGGAATGGATTACGACTATGTGGCAGGAAAAGTAAAAAATGACTTTGAAAAGGCTGCCCGAATTTTGAATATCGAAGGATATGCCCGTGTAGACGCATTTGTAAGAGTAACTGCCGGAGGTGAAGTACATACAATAATCATAGAATTTAACTCGTTACCGGGTATGACGCCGGCAACTTGTATTTTTCATCAGGCAGCTATTCAAAATTATACACCCTATGACTTTATTGATAATATATTAAATTATGCAGTTTCGAAACATAATTTCAAAGCTGGGCAGGTTTCTGCTCAGTAAGTTTTTTCTCATAAATCTGGTTTTAGCCATTTTGATTTTCATCACGGCTGTTTTGATGAGTGATTATTTATTAAAACGCTATACAAATCATGGTGAATCCATTACTGTCCCTGATTTACACAGCCTTACCATTGATGAAGCTGAAGGTCGGCTAAGGAATCTTAATTTAAGATTTGAAGTACTTGACTCTGCCTATGATGCAAACCTACCACCATTTGCTATATTAGATCAGGTTCCTATTCCTTTATCAAATGTAAAAGAATACCGTAAAATTTATCTCACCGTTAATGCAGCTAATCCACCGAGTGTTCAAATGCCTAATTTAATGGATAAATCTTTGCGTCAGGCAAGTTTTGAGCTGGAAAGCTTTGGTTTAATGGTAGGTGAATTAATTTATAAACCTGATTTAGCTCAAAATGCAGTTTTAGAACAGCTGTGGGATGAAATGCCGGTAGAACCGGGAACTATGGTTCCCAGAGGGAGTAAAATAGATTTAGTTTTGGGAGATGGACTTGGAAATGTAAGAGTTGGTGTGCCTGATTTACGCGGGCTTACTCTTTCAGAAGTCAGATGGCTGTTACTGGCATCGTCTCTTAACCTCGGATCGGTAATTTATTTGGATGAAGAGATAGCAGATACCTCAGCCACAATGGTTTACAGACAGATACCTAGTCCTGAGAATGATAATGAAATTAATTTGGGAGAATCTATTAATATCTTTATGACTACTGAAATGCCGGATTCTCTTAAAACCGGTAAATTCGGTTTTTTAGATGATACCACTGAAATTGATTTATATGATATTGAAAATCTTTTCTTTGAAGAAGATTAAACTTAAATAAACACATGCATTATTTACAATTCAAACGAACAACTCTATTGCTGTCTTTATGCTTTTTTGCATTTACCGGAAATATTTTTGCTCAGGAAGTTCTTTCTCCCTTAAGTGTAAACCCGGCTAAAGTATATTACCAAAAAAATGTTGTTAATCAGCCACATGGACTGAGAGATAGTGACACCCTGGAGTTGCCCTTTTTTGATGACTTTTCCGGTAAAGATATTTATCCGGACTCTACAAAATGGACAGACAGACACGTTTTTATAAACCGTTTTTATCCGACGAATCCTAAAACGCTGGGCGTTGCCACTTTTGACGGCCTTAATGAATTTGGACTTCCACATGTTGACAGTTTGAACCCGGGACCTGACGGACCGGCTGATACGCTTACTTCTAAGCCCCTTAATTTAAACCCTTTTGGACCGGAAGATTCTGTATATCTCAGTTTTCTCTTTCAGCCACAGGGAAAGGGAGACTGGCCCAATATTGGTGATTCTTTAGTTGTAGAGCTATTGTTTAATGGAGTAGAATGGAGAAAAGTATGGAGTGTAGACGGTTATACAACTCAAGTTAGCGATCCGGTTTTTAGACATGTAATGATACCGGTAACAGACCCTTT from Chitinophagaceae bacterium includes:
- a CDS encoding D-alanine--D-alanine ligase gives rise to the protein MADKLKIGIFFGGRSREREVSFAGGRTVFDNLDKSLFEAVPIFVDSYNNFILLNWQYLYKGSIRDFYPPVEFLPDSPNAFQIYADSLNADKETAVKMANKLGTVIPVENLSESIDFAFLCLHGSFGEDGTIQGLLEWCNIPYSGSGILPSAFGMDKAIQKKWMRNTEFLSKPFLNLNLENWQNLSEKEINTLYKNTLDKLGNHFVIRPSRQGSSLGVSILKEADIQEFTKAVNYAFGHITITNTYWNGLSDSAKIDFVRKSADIREGIGFPLNVNGKSIFHPEELLDVLKTHFSNKNAENCLLSYWYPEREIILESFISGKEFSCIVLRGQDGNAFALPPTEIRKKDNLFDYRSKYLPGLSRKVTPIELKAESIEKIEENCCALFDYFKFEVYARIDGFIDDEENVFLNDPNTTSGMLPSSFFFHQAAEIGLNPSQFLSYIIDTSLRESYKRNYLPGKITELRKRLSEKLEMKKKDLKPLRVAVIMGGFSSERHISVESGRNIFEKLSASEKYSPVPVFLTGKSGKHELYLLPVNIMLKDNADDIRENLEQPKKSKYIVEKRKAAGQITNVFSSGETHFEQTPINYKELAEMVDMVFIALHGRPGEDGEVQQQLEKYKIPYNGSGIESSKVTINKHKTLQILSREGFQTTQQLLVKKKDWVANKEQTLQNSMAKLPFPLIAKPVDDGCSSAVMRISNSEELEAYAELIFRGDNYPEETAKKIGIKMSDEFPKKDVFLAEALIAKKPDDKLFMEITCGLMTNLKNGKLNYEIFEPSETLAGKSILSLEEKFLAGEGQNITPARFHLSGMDYDYVAGKVKNDFEKAARILNIEGYARVDAFVRVTAGGEVHTIIIEFNSLPGMTPATCIFHQAAIQNYTPYDFIDNILNYAVSKHNFKAGQVSAQ
- a CDS encoding penicillin-binding protein; its protein translation is MQFRNIISKLGRFLLSKFFLINLVLAILIFITAVLMSDYLLKRYTNHGESITVPDLHSLTIDEAEGRLRNLNLRFEVLDSAYDANLPPFAILDQVPIPLSNVKEYRKIYLTVNAANPPSVQMPNLMDKSLRQASFELESFGLMVGELIYKPDLAQNAVLEQLWDEMPVEPGTMVPRGSKIDLVLGDGLGNVRVGVPDLRGLTLSEVRWLLLASSLNLGSVIYLDEEIADTSATMVYRQIPSPENDNEINLGESINIFMTTEMPDSLKTGKFGFLDDTTEIDLYDIENLFFEED